From the genome of Nicotiana sylvestris chromosome 2, ASM39365v2, whole genome shotgun sequence, one region includes:
- the LOC138885296 gene encoding uncharacterized protein, with translation MVCDISLAAGQKLARAVEHAKAKAKREALEELEARGFELSADLEEARVMEGRLALLIVPDGGEDASGEECREFIRGETGFPKEEERLLAQGLRSAGKRKVVSWHEKACGEAPPPQRLGGSDLVGRQASGIDASSHVVSALDEAHRLGLVAFDKPKVVLLHCEAPLREAREMEKSLKFLCAAKENELVSLRHGADQSRARETLLEKQLEDKAEELEQLRGEVGKAKREFTELQAHVRAHSEAKERAQATTSALDAQIQAARANDSARVKMIARLSSELSKAKTEVVNVRVEVVMNNTRAGQKMAAHLRSADAAKAELKNPLD, from the exons ATGGTTTGTGACATATCCCTGGCGGCTGGGCAGAAACTGGCACGCGCTGTCGAGCATGCCAAGGCGAAGGCGAAGAGAGAGGCCCTGGAAGAACTCGAGGCCAGGGGCTTTGAGCTATCTGCCGACCTGGAGGAGGCCCGCGTGATGGAGGGAAGGCTGGCGCTTTTGATTGTCCCCGACGGGGGTGAAGATGCTAGTGGCGAGGA GTGCCGAGAGTTCATTCGAGGCGAGACTGGATTCCCGAAGGAGGAAGAGAGATTACTAGCCCAAGGATTGAGGAGCGCTGGCAAAAGGAAAGTCGTCTCGTGGCACGAGAAGGCTTGCGGTGAGGCGCCTCCTCCACAACGGTTGGGGGGAAGCGATTTGGTCGGCCGGCAAGCTTCCGGGATTGATGCATCATCGCATGTTGTTTCGGCCCTTGACGAGGCTCATCGTCTTGGCCTCGTG GCTTTTGATAAGCCCAAAGTTGTGCTGCTTCATTGCGAGGCCCCGTTGCGGGAGGCTCGAGAAATGGAAAAATCCCTCAAATTTCTGTGTGCGGCAAAGGAAAATGAGCTCGTATCTTTACGGCACGGGGCGGACCAAAGCCGTGCCCGAGAAACCCTTTTGGAGAAACAG TTGGAGGACAAGGCAGAGGAACTGGAACAACTCAGGGGCGAGGTCGGCAAAGCCAAACGTGAATTCACTGAGCTGCAAGCGCATGTTCGTGCCCATTCTGAAgccaaagagagggctcaggCCACGACATCCGCTCTTGATGCGCAAATTCAGGCCGCTCGTGCGAATGATTCTGCTCGAGTGAAGATGATCGCGAGACTCTCATCCGAGCTATCAAAGGCAAAAACCGAGGTGGTGAATGTTCGAGTCGAGGTCGTAATGAATAATACCAGGGCAGGGCAAAAAATGGCGGCTCATTTAAGGAGTGCCGATGCCGCTAAGGCTGAGCTGAAGAATCCCCTTGATTGA